From the Spiroplasma alleghenense genome, one window contains:
- a CDS encoding lipoprotein, with protein sequence MKKILTFLAAMGLVSSASITTIACSGNKGNDNKPNPVVPDPETQGFDYGDIGDLFQETDLGQVVVSPELTRPGLGLDTFKKLVQKANELKIDWDLLEVTLSKNKATITVDDSQGKYSGSTVEFTYKVVVEISEAITLANFGSVTSAVAGNESVLLFNAITELEKINSLFHPDASNNGSNDFDIKDNNKTDSFILVAKETGDYIGEIKIFYQIN encoded by the coding sequence ATGAAGAAAATTTTAACTTTTTTAGCAGCTATGGGATTGGTAAGTAGTGCTTCAATTACAACCATAGCTTGCTCAGGCAATAAAGGTAACGATAACAAACCCAATCCCGTGGTACCAGATCCTGAAACCCAAGGATTTGACTACGGAGATATTGGAGACTTATTTCAAGAAACCGATTTAGGACAAGTAGTAGTAAGTCCAGAACTAACCAGACCAGGTTTGGGTTTAGATACTTTTAAGAAATTGGTTCAAAAAGCTAATGAATTAAAAATCGATTGAGATTTATTAGAAGTAACTTTAAGTAAAAATAAAGCAACCATAACAGTTGATGACAGTCAAGGTAAATACAGTGGTTCAACTGTTGAATTTACTTATAAAGTTGTGGTAGAAATCAGCGAAGCTATTACCTTAGCAAATTTTGGTTCTGTGACTAGTGCGGTTGCCGGCAATGAAAGTGTTTTACTTTTTAATGCCATTACAGAACTGGAGAAAATAAATAGTTTATTTCACCCAGATGCAAGCAATAATGGTTCAAATGATTTTGATATAAAAGATAATAACAAAACTGATAGTTTTATACTAGTTGCCAAAGAAACTGGGGACTATATTGGAGAAATTAAAATTTTCTATCAAATAAACTAA
- a CDS encoding DUF3137 domain-containing protein has protein sequence MNKNYESLKQLIKEDVEDVFKDSNKKIRRPWLGFFIIGVILIIISPIIWGILTATNQAEFNSWWKILLVMVLPVIGAFLAGFYQIQLTNFKKKLKSQINFNKYYKAGLQISIDREVNDCLIQNNKITSAFDLKEYSHLDSSWKLSKNHSFLNFDFKNFQASYGVVNYERYVNKKHEYCKQEFFQLICLEADKSHDFEMFFKTYKFNLDKGHNKVSLESTEFNKLVNLYSSDQIEARKVFPPIKMQKVLDSLNQKDKARFRFLFVKKNTIFGQIKTFNAKHAFRSDFNDFKYDKDNDKLVDNIYKKITQELADINQINDFLNILELY, from the coding sequence ATGAATAAAAATTATGAATCATTAAAACAATTAATCAAAGAAGATGTTGAAGACGTTTTTAAGGATTCAAATAAAAAAATCCGTCGCCCTTGACTAGGATTTTTTATAATCGGGGTGATTTTAATAATAATAAGCCCAATTATTTGAGGTATTTTAACTGCCACCAATCAGGCTGAATTTAATTCTTGATGAAAAATTCTATTAGTAATGGTGCTACCTGTAATCGGAGCATTCTTGGCGGGTTTTTACCAAATTCAATTAACCAATTTTAAGAAGAAATTGAAAAGTCAAATTAATTTTAACAAGTACTATAAGGCGGGTTTGCAAATAAGTATCGACCGAGAAGTTAACGATTGTTTAATTCAAAATAATAAAATTACTAGCGCCTTTGATTTAAAAGAATATTCACACTTAGATTCAAGTTGAAAGCTTTCAAAAAATCATAGTTTTTTAAATTTTGATTTCAAAAACTTTCAGGCCTCATATGGAGTGGTTAACTATGAAAGATATGTTAATAAAAAACACGAATATTGTAAGCAAGAATTCTTTCAGCTAATTTGTTTAGAAGCAGATAAAAGCCATGATTTTGAAATGTTCTTCAAAACTTATAAATTTAATTTAGATAAAGGGCATAATAAAGTTTCTTTGGAATCAACTGAATTTAATAAATTAGTTAACCTTTATAGTAGCGATCAAATTGAAGCCAGAAAAGTATTTCCCCCTATTAAAATGCAAAAAGTATTAGATAGCTTAAACCAAAAAGATAAGGCTCGCTTTCGATTTTTATTTGTAAAGAAAAACACTATTTTTGGTCAAATTAAAACCTTTAATGCTAAACACGCTTTTCGCTCAGATTTCAATGATTTTAAATATGATAAAGATAATGATAAATTAGTAGACAATATCTATAAAAAAATAACTCAAGAGTTAGCTGATATAAACCAGATTAATGATTTTTTAAATATCTTAGAGTTATACTAA
- a CDS encoding aldo/keto reductase — MKTRKLGQGLEVSEIGLGCMGLSFSLPPFPSKEEAIQFLRDAYYKEGVTFFDTAEIYGPFDNEEVVGEAVKPFRDKVVIATKFGFAYNGREVVGLDSSEVNIKRAITGSLKRLQTDYIDLYYQHRVDPKVDIKDVAKVMKKLKESSQIRHWGLSEASAKTIRAAHEVFPVTALQSEYSMFWREVEKEIIPTLEELKIGFVPFSPLGKGFLTGTVKPGHIFEPGDFRATIPRFNTKEYFEQNMKLVEYVQELAKSKNTSPPAVAIAWILAQKPWFVPIPGTKKFSRLQENNLAVKIKFSEAELKEIKSRLDSIEIAGHRYSEASESQIDK, encoded by the coding sequence ATGAAAACAAGAAAATTAGGTCAAGGGCTTGAGGTTTCAGAAATTGGTTTAGGGTGTATGGGTTTGAGTTTCTCCCTGCCCCCATTTCCTAGCAAAGAAGAAGCTATCCAGTTTTTAAGAGATGCTTATTATAAAGAAGGAGTTACTTTCTTTGATACAGCTGAAATCTATGGTCCATTTGACAATGAAGAAGTTGTTGGAGAGGCTGTTAAACCATTTCGCGATAAAGTGGTCATTGCAACTAAATTTGGATTTGCATACAATGGTCGTGAAGTTGTTGGTTTAGATAGTAGTGAGGTAAATATTAAACGAGCAATTACTGGATCATTAAAAAGGTTACAAACCGATTACATTGATTTATACTACCAACACCGAGTTGATCCCAAAGTTGATATTAAAGATGTAGCTAAAGTTATGAAAAAACTTAAAGAATCTAGTCAGATTAGACACTGGGGACTAAGTGAGGCATCAGCGAAAACTATTCGAGCTGCTCATGAGGTTTTCCCAGTAACAGCTTTACAAAGTGAATACTCAATGTTTTGAAGAGAAGTTGAAAAGGAAATTATCCCTACTTTAGAAGAGTTGAAAATTGGTTTTGTTCCTTTTAGTCCTTTAGGGAAGGGGTTTTTAACTGGAACAGTTAAACCTGGTCATATTTTTGAGCCCGGAGATTTTCGAGCAACAATTCCAAGATTTAATACCAAAGAATACTTTGAACAAAATATGAAGTTAGTTGAATATGTTCAAGAATTAGCCAAGTCAAAAAACACATCACCCCCTGCTGTTGCGATTGCATGAATCTTGGCTCAAAAACCATGATTTGTACCAATTCCTGGAACTAAAAAATTTTCACGATTACAAGAAAATAATTTAGCAGTAAAAATTAAGTTTAGCGAAGCGGAATTAAAAGAGATAAAATCAAGATTAGACTCAATTGAAATAGCGGGACACCGTTATTCTGAGGCAAGCGAAAGTCAAATAGATAAATAA
- the rsmA gene encoding 16S rRNA (adenine(1518)-N(6)/adenine(1519)-N(6))-dimethyltransferase RsmA, producing MLPKKQFGQNFITDKNLIIKIVNLLDPEPNHLVIEIGPGQGALTQFLIERYEKVVAIEIDRDLEDILRNKFTTSNFELIMADILEFDLNKFLINIKNKYNKVSIISNLPYYITSEIIFKTFKNCEHLSKAIFMTQKEVAQRITAHVGENNYNNLSVAAELFSSKKYEFTVRKQMFNPIPKVDSAIISLDFENLLFKMPIDEKLKINEMVRQLFNNRRKTIYNNLGTYLGDKSKAAKILESLKIDLQFRPEVISTEQFVEIFKSLRR from the coding sequence ATGTTACCAAAAAAACAATTTGGACAAAACTTCATAACTGATAAAAATTTAATTATCAAAATTGTTAATTTACTAGATCCCGAACCAAATCATCTAGTAATAGAAATTGGTCCGGGTCAAGGTGCTTTAACTCAATTTTTGATTGAACGATATGAAAAAGTTGTGGCAATTGAAATCGATCGTGACTTAGAGGATATTTTAAGAAACAAGTTTACAACTTCTAATTTTGAGTTGATTATGGCAGATATCTTAGAATTTGATTTAAATAAGTTTTTAATTAATATAAAAAATAAGTACAATAAGGTATCAATTATCTCAAATTTGCCGTATTATATAACTAGTGAAATAATTTTTAAAACTTTCAAAAATTGCGAGCATTTAAGTAAGGCTATTTTTATGACGCAAAAAGAAGTTGCTCAAAGAATTACAGCACATGTGGGGGAAAATAATTACAATAATTTATCGGTTGCGGCTGAACTTTTTAGTAGCAAAAAGTATGAATTTACTGTTAGAAAACAAATGTTTAACCCTATCCCAAAAGTTGATTCGGCCATTATTTCTTTAGATTTTGAAAATCTTTTATTTAAAATGCCAATTGACGAAAAGTTAAAAATCAATGAAATGGTGCGCCAGCTTTTTAATAACCGTCGCAAAACTATTTATAACAATTTAGGAACTTATTTGGGAGATAAAAGCAAGGCTGCTAAAATTTTGGAGAGTCTGAAAATAGATCTTCAATTTCGTCCTGAGGTAATATCAACTGAGCAATTTGTAGAAATTTTTAAAAGTCTAAGGAGGTAA
- the rnmV gene encoding ribonuclease M5 has translation MKIDQVIVVEGKTDTQKLKQIFGSQLETIETNGLNVNEELLSILKNVNNSRGIIILTDPDGPGQKIREQINQGLACEVKNAFISRPLIKTRSKIGVAEANPEEIKQSLSNLITFNSQNQESISWNDYLENDWFQPKYRQIISHHFSWSQKISSKTLFKWLNLAGLKKLDIELIIKESKE, from the coding sequence GTGAAAATTGACCAAGTCATAGTTGTTGAAGGTAAAACTGATACTCAAAAGCTGAAACAGATTTTTGGATCACAACTTGAGACAATTGAAACAAATGGCTTAAATGTTAACGAAGAACTTCTTAGCATTTTAAAGAATGTCAACAATAGCCGAGGGATAATTATTTTAACTGATCCTGATGGTCCTGGTCAAAAAATTCGCGAACAAATCAACCAAGGCCTGGCCTGTGAGGTTAAAAATGCCTTTATTTCTCGTCCTTTAATCAAAACTAGAAGCAAAATTGGTGTTGCAGAGGCAAATCCTGAAGAAATAAAGCAGTCTTTATCTAATTTAATTACCTTTAATTCACAAAACCAAGAGTCAATTTCTTGAAATGATTACTTAGAAAATGATTGATTCCAACCCAAATACCGCCAAATAATATCACATCATTTTAGCTGATCTCAAAAAATATCTTCAAAAACCTTGTTTAAATGACTAAATTTGGCGGGTCTTAAAAAATTAGATATCGAATTAATTATAAAAGAAAGCAAGGAGTAG
- a CDS encoding rod shape-determining protein: MADWNSKKEFVALDLGTANIIAYLGGQGIIYNEPSTMAYSTKTNEVLYVGEQAYEMVGKTNEDIRMVVPLVDGVISDMDAAKDLIKIIFQRIKVGEVLKNALVVLACPSGVTELERSALRQVVADMGAKHVLIEEEVKLSAIGAGINIDLPNGHLILDIGGGTTDVAIIASGDIVLSRSLKSAGNAFDEEIRKYIRSEYNVLIGDKTAETIKKDIGSLAKLDNSRTFRAFGRDVISGLPREVIVTPEEIRNALLAPFSKITDLVVEVMENTPEELAGDIIKNGITICGGGALLRGIDTYFSSIFQLPVFCAKDPLLTVIDGAKEYEKTIEHWFEVAAARDKKEHRI; the protein is encoded by the coding sequence ATGGCAGATTGAAATAGTAAAAAAGAATTCGTAGCCCTTGACTTAGGAACAGCAAATATAATTGCTTATTTAGGAGGACAAGGTATTATTTATAACGAACCTTCAACAATGGCATATAGCACTAAGACAAACGAAGTACTTTATGTAGGAGAACAAGCTTATGAAATGGTAGGAAAAACAAACGAAGATATTCGTATGGTAGTTCCTCTAGTTGATGGGGTTATCTCAGACATGGACGCAGCAAAGGATTTAATTAAAATTATTTTCCAACGTATTAAAGTAGGAGAAGTTTTAAAAAATGCACTTGTTGTATTAGCATGTCCAAGTGGAGTTACTGAATTGGAAAGAAGCGCTTTAAGACAAGTAGTTGCCGACATGGGAGCAAAACACGTTCTTATCGAAGAAGAAGTTAAATTATCAGCAATCGGAGCGGGAATCAACATTGATTTACCAAACGGTCACTTGATTTTAGATATTGGTGGGGGAACTACTGATGTGGCAATTATTGCATCAGGAGATATCGTTTTATCAAGATCATTAAAATCAGCTGGTAATGCATTTGACGAAGAAATTCGTAAATACATTCGTTCAGAATACAACGTTCTAATCGGAGATAAAACTGCTGAAACAATTAAAAAAGACATTGGTTCATTAGCAAAATTGGATAATTCAAGAACTTTCAGAGCGTTTGGACGTGACGTAATTTCAGGTTTACCAAGAGAAGTAATTGTTACTCCCGAAGAAATCAGAAATGCGTTATTAGCACCATTTTCAAAAATCACTGATTTAGTTGTTGAAGTAATGGAAAACACACCAGAAGAATTAGCAGGAGACATCATTAAAAATGGTATTACTATTTGTGGTGGTGGAGCTTTACTAAGAGGTATTGATACATACTTCTCTTCTATTTTCCAATTACCAGTATTTTGTGCAAAAGATCCATTACTAACAGTAATTGATGGAGCAAAAGAATACGAAAAAACAATTGAACATTGATTTGAAGTTGCTGCAGCAAGAGATAAAAAAGAACACAGAATTTAA
- a CDS encoding rod shape-determining protein — protein sequence MAKQKKERKFIAMDFGSHSTRIYIEGLGIVFDEATVMALNTKTKKIVAIGNEASKLVGKINHSTRLEYPFKNGVIASIDILKDFLNAALGKYQDDLVGAIMLIACPLSVTNLERKALVELVKKLGAYYVQTEDDVKMAALGAGYDIFEPSGILSLDIGAGKATAGAISADGVISYKWTKVAGNALDEEIVKYIRARYNMEVGAVTGEKVKINIGTLIKTKNPLKIKVFGREVVSGMPKEIVLTDAEISKLVQVAFGNLTTLITGVLEDTPNELAGDIIRNGIIVTGAMSGIQGVKDFFEDFFEIPVKVAKNSATAVIDGAVLYKKKLYQLMEEKIENKESLYN from the coding sequence ATGGCGAAGCAAAAAAAAGAAAGAAAATTTATTGCTATGGATTTTGGTTCTCATTCAACAAGAATCTACATTGAAGGTCTAGGAATTGTTTTTGATGAAGCAACTGTTATGGCTTTGAATACTAAAACAAAAAAAATTGTAGCAATTGGTAATGAGGCGTCTAAGCTAGTGGGTAAAATTAACCACTCAACTAGATTGGAATATCCATTTAAAAATGGAGTTATAGCAAGCATTGATATCTTAAAAGATTTTCTAAATGCAGCATTAGGTAAATATCAAGATGATTTGGTAGGAGCCATAATGTTAATCGCTTGTCCACTAAGTGTAACAAACTTAGAAAGAAAAGCCTTGGTGGAGTTAGTAAAAAAACTAGGTGCATATTACGTGCAAACAGAAGATGATGTAAAAATGGCAGCATTAGGTGCTGGTTATGACATCTTTGAACCAAGTGGTATTTTATCACTTGATATCGGAGCTGGAAAAGCAACTGCAGGAGCAATTTCAGCTGACGGAGTTATCTCATACAAATGGACTAAAGTTGCAGGTAATGCACTAGATGAAGAAATCGTTAAATATATTCGCGCAAGATACAACATGGAAGTTGGCGCTGTTACTGGAGAAAAAGTTAAAATCAATATCGGAACTTTAATTAAAACAAAAAACCCTTTAAAAATTAAAGTTTTTGGTAGAGAAGTAGTTTCAGGAATGCCTAAAGAAATTGTTCTAACAGACGCTGAAATCAGCAAGTTAGTACAAGTAGCTTTTGGTAACTTGACAACTTTGATCACAGGAGTTTTAGAAGATACGCCAAACGAATTAGCTGGTGATATTATTAGAAATGGTATTATTGTTACTGGAGCCATGAGTGGAATTCAAGGAGTTAAAGACTTCTTTGAAGACTTCTTTGAAATCCCAGTAAAAGTAGCCAAAAACTCAGCAACAGCAGTAATTGACGGAGCCGTTCTTTACAAGAAAAAATTATATCAATTAATGGAAGAAAAAATCGAAAATAAAGAAAGTCTATATAATTAA
- a CDS encoding HAAS domain-containing protein → MEKQTNNNQAPSKLEARFKRKKDKWLKNLRCSLSLLEPEDCNDIVNSYNEKISVELAEGSVIEDILESMESIETIRNNVYAEFGIDPQKKVVNKSEKSIGKSFTAWILNIFVVFFGIGLPMILALTFFIAAIATIVAIVPFIVFMFINYDFIKVLPVVIAGIGILPLMTILSWYIMIGLYKLGTNGTNGFLFLAGSDKRVKSKVKKINVFSRVVLIITVIVFSAAATSGTIATFVGQNSFGNSLIHQRYFYETGATLNVEDKNLTHEKEFNYFDFKLVGFPHGNGFNFVINDTRQEGDNSVKEVTATFKHFWRQENIGDLNIELIESETGTPKFRIELDYFSWTILVASFGEPTLEVNIS, encoded by the coding sequence ATGGAAAAACAAACAAACAATAATCAAGCTCCAAGTAAATTGGAAGCGAGGTTTAAAAGAAAAAAAGATAAGTGACTAAAGAATTTGAGATGTTCACTATCTTTATTAGAACCCGAGGATTGCAACGATATTGTCAATTCTTATAATGAGAAAATTAGTGTTGAACTAGCTGAGGGAAGTGTCATAGAGGACATCTTAGAATCAATGGAGTCGATTGAAACAATTCGCAATAATGTTTATGCTGAATTTGGAATAGATCCTCAGAAAAAAGTTGTAAATAAATCAGAAAAAAGTATTGGTAAATCATTTACTGCTTGAATTCTAAACATCTTTGTTGTATTTTTTGGAATTGGATTGCCAATGATATTAGCATTAACATTCTTCATTGCAGCAATTGCAACGATAGTAGCTATCGTCCCTTTCATAGTTTTTATGTTTATAAACTATGACTTTATAAAAGTGCTTCCTGTGGTAATTGCGGGGATTGGAATTCTACCATTAATGACAATTCTATCTTGATACATCATGATAGGGCTTTATAAACTAGGGACAAACGGAACAAACGGATTCTTGTTCTTGGCTGGTAGTGATAAAAGAGTTAAATCAAAAGTGAAAAAAATTAATGTTTTTTCAAGAGTTGTTTTAATTATCACAGTTATAGTTTTTTCAGCAGCAGCTACATCAGGAACGATCGCAACTTTTGTTGGGCAAAATTCTTTTGGTAATTCTTTGATTCATCAAAGATATTTTTACGAAACAGGCGCTACTTTAAATGTTGAAGATAAAAACTTAACCCATGAAAAAGAATTTAATTATTTTGATTTTAAACTTGTTGGATTCCCTCATGGGAATGGATTCAACTTTGTAATTAATGATACTCGCCAAGAAGGAGATAATTCTGTAAAAGAAGTAACTGCCACATTTAAGCATTTTTGAAGACAAGAAAATATTGGTGATTTAAATATTGAGCTTATTGAATCTGAAACTGGTACACCAAAATTTAGAATTGAATTAGACTACTTTAGTTGAACAATATTGGTTGCTTCTTTCGGAGAACCAACCCTTGAGGTGAATATTAGTTAG
- a CDS encoding PadR family transcriptional regulator, whose amino-acid sequence MDTQLKKGILELIILKHLRDKDCYAYELNKIINKVIEINESTSYAILKKMINKGYCDFYMSESDGNYPSRKYYKITDFGKLELIKNIEIWNEFQANINELLK is encoded by the coding sequence ATGGATACACAATTAAAAAAAGGTATTTTAGAATTAATTATTCTTAAACATCTGCGTGACAAAGATTGCTATGCTTATGAACTTAACAAGATTATTAACAAAGTGATCGAGATTAATGAGTCAACATCCTATGCTATTCTAAAAAAAATGATTAACAAGGGTTACTGTGACTTTTATATGTCAGAATCAGACGGTAATTACCCTTCAAGAAAATATTACAAAATTACCGATTTTGGTAAATTGGAACTTATTAAAAATATTGAAATTTGAAATGAATTTCAAGCTAATATTAATGAATTATTAAAATAG